Proteins encoded in a region of the Gammaproteobacteria bacterium genome:
- a CDS encoding redoxin domain-containing protein, which yields MMKQVLLGLTLFVLSATSVADDWLKSLPDFELQDQHGVTHTLDQYRDKKLIVMYVQGVGCPIARIALPQYREVRDLYQDQGIEFLMFNANIQDDIKRINREANEFGIEFPILKDEGQVLAKSLGVERTAEVFVIDPRTQDVLFRGPINDQLGYETQRNEAFDEYLKDALDTVLAGGTVDMQEIPDSKGCLVAIF from the coding sequence ATGATGAAGCAGGTTTTACTCGGATTAACACTATTCGTTCTGTCAGCAACCAGCGTCGCCGATGACTGGCTGAAATCGCTACCGGATTTTGAGCTGCAGGACCAGCATGGTGTCACCCACACGCTGGATCAATACCGTGATAAGAAATTAATCGTGATGTATGTCCAGGGAGTGGGCTGCCCCATCGCGCGTATCGCCCTTCCACAGTACCGGGAAGTGCGGGATCTCTATCAGGATCAGGGCATTGAGTTCCTCATGTTCAATGCCAATATCCAGGACGATATCAAGCGTATCAACCGTGAAGCCAATGAATTCGGGATTGAGTTCCCCATTCTCAAGGACGAGGGCCAGGTTCTTGCCAAGTCATTGGGAGTGGAGCGCACTGCCGAAGTGTTCGTAATCGATCCAAGAACGCAGGATGTACTTTTCCGCGGCCCGATCAATGACCAGCTGGGTTATGAAACGCAGCGCAACGAGGCCTTTGACGAGTACCTGAAAGATGCCCTCGACACGGTGCTGGCTGGCGGCACTGTCGACATGCAGGAGATTCCTGATTCCAAGGGTTGCCTGGTGGCAATCTTTTAA
- a CDS encoding class I adenylate-forming enzyme family protein, whose protein sequence is MPKPKPKKGHADLPSYMHIIANDNSAIAINWNDENISYGELQQRVENYRRALPDSQGQIIALCLNNSPDFIALYLACWCNKLIPMPVNPDLRCHEIVELLKQADSQVLVLEENHWSSFGDRLCEAPRLAVISSLRNRQIRQVYSTKGLSEPELPGEDVALILHTSGTSALPKAVMISGQALQHIIEGRIRTANIGSDSKAVIASSLYHSVGLYQCLAYLKQGAQFALLEGYDVAKMTAKVNEILPTHLIMVVEAFERLLGHPDINSNSFANIRFACIGADKVTESVQKAFFKVTQRFLSTSYGMTELSWIMVNRNPADSDCLALGSPTEGVDVKLIDSAGKEVARGEVGEIIASSPKMMTGYWRSWGEDDLPFIDNKWIKTGDLACRDSNGLFWFMGRRKDIIVLPGGDNISPLEIESHILRIPGVKSCIVAAIPAGDDLYAELAPEEPHAFIVSDIDYSQQQILERLRPLLSNYKLPRKVHFVAEIPRGSSRKISRRLLLDWLVEQEQAG, encoded by the coding sequence TTGCCCAAGCCCAAGCCCAAAAAAGGGCATGCTGATTTACCTTCATATATGCATATCATCGCCAATGACAATTCAGCCATAGCAATCAACTGGAACGACGAAAATATCTCCTATGGCGAACTACAGCAAAGGGTGGAGAACTATCGGCGTGCGCTGCCTGATTCACAGGGACAGATCATTGCCCTATGTCTGAATAACTCACCAGATTTTATCGCCTTGTATCTGGCTTGTTGGTGTAACAAGCTAATCCCGATGCCTGTTAATCCAGACCTGAGATGCCATGAAATTGTCGAGCTTCTTAAACAAGCGGATAGTCAAGTTCTGGTTCTGGAGGAGAATCATTGGAGTTCTTTTGGCGATCGATTATGTGAGGCGCCGAGGCTGGCGGTAATAAGCAGCCTGAGAAACCGGCAAATCAGGCAGGTTTACTCGACAAAAGGGCTGTCGGAACCGGAGCTTCCAGGTGAAGACGTAGCGCTTATATTGCATACCTCTGGCACCAGTGCTTTACCTAAAGCTGTTATGATTTCCGGGCAAGCCTTGCAGCATATTATTGAAGGGAGAATTCGTACAGCGAATATCGGCAGCGATAGCAAAGCGGTCATTGCTTCCAGTCTGTACCATAGCGTCGGACTTTATCAATGCCTTGCTTATCTGAAGCAAGGCGCTCAGTTCGCGTTGCTGGAAGGGTATGATGTGGCGAAAATGACAGCCAAGGTGAATGAGATTTTACCCACTCACCTCATCATGGTCGTAGAAGCCTTTGAACGATTGCTGGGCCACCCTGATATTAATAGCAATAGCTTTGCGAATATCCGTTTCGCTTGTATTGGCGCTGATAAGGTCACAGAAAGCGTACAGAAAGCGTTTTTCAAAGTCACTCAGCGATTTTTGTCCACCAGCTATGGAATGACAGAACTGAGCTGGATCATGGTGAACAGAAATCCCGCTGATTCCGATTGCCTTGCCCTGGGCAGCCCCACTGAGGGTGTCGATGTTAAATTGATTGATAGTGCGGGCAAAGAAGTAGCGAGGGGTGAGGTTGGAGAAATCATCGCTTCAAGTCCAAAAATGATGACTGGCTACTGGCGATCATGGGGCGAAGATGACTTGCCATTCATCGATAATAAATGGATAAAAACCGGCGATCTAGCTTGTCGGGACAGCAACGGTCTGTTTTGGTTCATGGGCAGGAGAAAAGACATAATTGTTTTGCCTGGCGGAGATAATATTTCGCCACTGGAAATCGAAAGTCATATTCTACGTATACCCGGGGTAAAATCCTGTATTGTGGCAGCAATCCCTGCTGGCGATGACCTGTATGCAGAACTCGCGCCTGAAGAGCCTCATGCATTTATTGTCAGCGATATAGATTATAGCCAGCAACAGATACTGGAGCGTTTACGCCCTCTACTGAGCAACTACAAATTGCCCAGAAAGGTTCATTTTGTAGCAGAGATACCACGAGGCAGCAGTCGCAAAATATCTCGCCGCTTATTGTTGGACTGGTTGGTAGAGCAAGAGCAGGCTGGATAA
- a CDS encoding TauD/TfdA family dioxygenase, with the protein MAKIEPYESSLAWKPETIRKDTSWVTHLSDENTKELKEALAFFKAWVKSNGKQDEVDSGVLYPCQENFPLPVFGNKLAQTRHNLEHAYGIALFKGFPQDVSEQDAKIMFGGLVAYVGTLMPQTVNRELLQPVQDEGQAKLDERRGSKHNMGLPIHNDGCDVVGFLCRRTPLRGGATILVSAAAVHNRMLEEHPELVTELYQPFYHSWQDYQYPGGINDEQASQAYNLSRTWCAPIFSREQGKLCVRYSRFYTDRAQTYDNIPRLTERQIEALDTFDRYINDQDSWQFRRDFGKGDILFVNNHELFHSRTEFVNGENIEECRQLYRAWIAVPNSRPLSSSMACFFGNTAAGSLRGGVKEEFIAIAQAQAQKRAC; encoded by the coding sequence ATGGCAAAGATTGAACCTTACGAAAGTAGTTTAGCCTGGAAGCCGGAAACCATCCGCAAGGATACTTCATGGGTAACCCACTTAAGCGATGAAAACACAAAGGAACTCAAAGAGGCGCTTGCCTTTTTCAAGGCCTGGGTAAAATCCAATGGCAAGCAAGATGAAGTAGACTCAGGGGTACTGTATCCCTGTCAGGAAAATTTTCCCCTTCCTGTTTTCGGAAACAAGCTTGCACAAACCCGGCATAATCTTGAACATGCATACGGTATTGCTCTGTTTAAAGGGTTTCCCCAGGATGTTTCAGAACAGGATGCCAAGATTATGTTTGGCGGGCTGGTCGCCTATGTGGGCACTTTAATGCCGCAAACGGTAAACCGTGAGCTACTTCAACCTGTTCAGGATGAAGGTCAGGCAAAACTTGATGAACGACGGGGTAGCAAGCACAACATGGGGTTGCCCATACACAACGATGGCTGTGATGTTGTTGGTTTTCTGTGCAGGCGAACACCCTTAAGAGGGGGTGCGACCATACTGGTAAGCGCAGCCGCTGTGCATAACAGAATGCTTGAAGAGCATCCGGAGTTAGTAACGGAACTGTACCAGCCCTTTTATCACTCCTGGCAGGACTACCAATATCCAGGAGGAATCAATGACGAGCAAGCAAGCCAGGCGTACAATCTTTCCAGAACATGGTGCGCGCCCATCTTTAGCAGGGAGCAGGGAAAGCTGTGTGTCAGATATTCACGCTTCTACACTGACCGTGCGCAAACCTACGATAACATCCCCAGGCTGACTGAAAGGCAAATAGAAGCACTGGATACATTTGATCGCTATATCAATGATCAAGACAGCTGGCAATTCAGGAGAGATTTTGGAAAAGGCGATATCCTGTTCGTTAATAATCATGAGCTTTTTCATTCACGAACAGAGTTTGTGAACGGCGAGAACATCGAAGAATGTCGACAGCTTTATCGCGCCTGGATTGCTGTACCGAATTCCAGACCCTTGTCCAGCTCCATGGCTTGCTTCTTTGGCAATACAGCGGCTGGCAGCCTGAGGGGAGGGGTCAAGGAAGAATTTATCGCGATTGCCCAAGCCCAAGCCCAAAAAAGGGCATGCTGA
- a CDS encoding isoprenylcysteine carboxylmethyltransferase family protein — protein MKKLLPPQLFLLVSVLMGLVCWYFDFSHYVVFPFNLAGLPLLIGGLAVAQIAKNLFHDAETNVNTFALPDTFVTTGIYQYSRNPMYVGLCLSLLGVAVLYQGSLSSFILVIGFFLVVDRWYIKSEEATMRSVFGQSYLDYCSRTRKWI, from the coding sequence ATGAAGAAGTTGCTACCTCCGCAACTTTTCCTGCTGGTCTCAGTTCTGATGGGACTTGTTTGCTGGTATTTTGATTTTAGTCACTACGTTGTCTTTCCCTTCAATCTGGCCGGCCTGCCTTTGCTGATTGGTGGTTTAGCTGTCGCGCAGATTGCTAAGAACTTATTTCACGACGCGGAAACCAACGTAAACACTTTTGCCCTTCCAGATACCTTCGTTACGACAGGGATCTATCAGTATTCCAGGAACCCGATGTATGTTGGCCTCTGTTTATCCCTGCTGGGCGTTGCTGTTCTGTATCAGGGAAGCCTTTCATCTTTCATTCTTGTCATCGGGTTTTTTCTGGTAGTGGACCGATGGTACATAAAGAGCGAGGAGGCAACTATGCGATCTGTATTCGGTCAATCCTATCTTGACTACTGCAGCCGCACTAGAAAGTGGATATAA
- a CDS encoding Crp/Fnr family transcriptional regulator: MNTKGARSSLVPDATAASETLHAFSDTLDLFSGFTEEQIEKVVPLSRVRTIRKQGCFIREGQQPRSFAFVRSGLFRYFYSDSNGHEFTKGFLQENSFIASYSALIQKRASYFSIQALEESLILEIDYEKWKSLAEKDLCWQKFLLGMLEKGYCIKEAREREFLLLDAEQRYRSFLSTFPTLEKRVKQHVIASYLGITPVALSRLRRNIRSINTG, from the coding sequence ATGAATACGAAAGGCGCGCGATCATCACTCGTCCCGGATGCAACCGCAGCATCTGAAACGCTGCATGCCTTCAGCGATACCCTTGATTTATTCTCCGGATTTACAGAGGAACAGATTGAGAAAGTGGTCCCTCTGTCAAGAGTGCGGACAATCCGCAAGCAGGGTTGTTTCATCAGGGAGGGCCAACAGCCACGCAGCTTCGCTTTTGTGCGTAGCGGCCTGTTCAGATATTTTTACAGCGATTCCAACGGGCATGAATTTACCAAAGGATTCCTTCAGGAAAACTCTTTCATTGCTTCCTACAGCGCTTTAATTCAGAAGCGGGCAAGCTATTTTTCCATCCAGGCTCTCGAGGAATCTTTGATTTTGGAAATCGATTACGAGAAGTGGAAGTCGTTAGCCGAGAAAGACCTGTGCTGGCAGAAGTTTCTGCTCGGTATGCTGGAAAAAGGCTATTGCATAAAGGAAGCGCGGGAACGAGAGTTTCTGTTATTGGATGCTGAACAACGCTATCGATCTTTTCTAAGTACCTTCCCGACCTTGGAAAAAAGGGTGAAGCAGCATGTCATCGCCTCTTATCTGGGTATTACCCCGGTCGCCCTGAGCCGGCTGAGGAGAAATATCAGAAGCATTAACACAGGTTAA
- a CDS encoding spondin domain-containing protein, with protein MKQLKTPIPGLSFITAILVLLASTSSLADTYEVTVTNLTKGLSFTPRLVFSHTGGQLFNPGAPAIDELISIAESGNVGPMMTLLASFPQIVIGMELGDGLIMPGDSQTLTIDADPGNVLTLISMLIPTNDAFIALNGVTLPTTGRINYYPSVYDAGSETNDEICANIPGPACGGAGDSPDDAGEGYIYTHPGIHGIGDLEPSEYDWNNPVAIVVIRKL; from the coding sequence ATGAAACAACTGAAAACCCCAATTCCAGGTCTTTCTTTTATCACAGCCATTCTGGTACTGCTGGCCTCCACGTCCAGTCTAGCAGACACCTACGAGGTAACAGTTACCAATCTGACTAAAGGACTGTCATTCACACCACGATTGGTCTTCAGCCACACTGGTGGACAACTGTTCAATCCCGGTGCTCCGGCTATTGACGAGCTTATCAGCATCGCCGAGAGTGGAAATGTGGGCCCGATGATGACACTGCTCGCAAGCTTTCCCCAGATCGTTATCGGCATGGAACTCGGCGATGGATTGATCATGCCAGGTGACAGTCAAACGTTGACTATCGATGCTGATCCCGGCAATGTGCTGACCCTTATCAGCATGTTGATTCCGACCAACGACGCCTTCATAGCCCTGAACGGAGTGACATTGCCCACAACCGGTAGAATCAACTACTATCCCAGCGTCTATGATGCAGGAAGCGAAACCAACGATGAAATCTGCGCGAACATACCAGGACCAGCCTGTGGTGGTGCCGGCGATTCACCTGATGATGCCGGTGAAGGGTATATCTATACCCATCCTGGTATCCACGGAATCGGCGATCTGGAACCTTCGGAATACGACTGGAACAATCCTGTAGCCATAGTTGTCATCAGAAAACTATAA
- a CDS encoding serine hydrolase domain-containing protein — translation MAVRRVAGGSGLLMLIILTYLLWPVYGFIGEDTPWMRKPWAWQAVPAAVYCQTGVAKPAMAQLIEQACSLLKTHQAAIHTPSLSAAVAIDGELVWSAAAGWSDLASNKLATPQTLYRIGSTSKPVTGTLLAQMVANNAVDLDAPIGNYAAALPNPDWPQLTLRQLASHMAGIPEYSTNKDWAGLYQTGALRRHHANVTESLKLFDGSPLHYQPGSEFEYSSFDTLIIAAVLQSVAREPFAELIRQQVTAPLGLSSPVPDEENPQRATFYQQDGNLVQPWRSVDLSSKLAGGGFMSRPADLAILGSAWLNNNFISKATRETFWTPQKLNNGEINEQSYALTWRWREDGSYAHHGGVSKGSMAWLAVYPEQSLVIAMAMNTTLPEFTDFSSLQTDLLALFSQDK, via the coding sequence ATGGCTGTTCGAAGAGTTGCTGGTGGGTCTGGTCTGCTGATGTTGATAATTCTCACCTACTTACTGTGGCCAGTATATGGCTTTATCGGCGAAGACACTCCCTGGATGCGCAAGCCCTGGGCGTGGCAAGCAGTGCCTGCAGCGGTCTACTGTCAGACCGGGGTTGCCAAGCCGGCCATGGCGCAATTAATCGAGCAGGCATGCTCTCTTTTAAAGACACATCAGGCAGCTATTCATACTCCCTCGCTATCCGCTGCGGTGGCGATAGATGGTGAACTGGTCTGGAGTGCCGCAGCAGGCTGGTCCGATCTGGCGTCGAATAAACTCGCCACACCACAAACCCTGTATCGTATCGGCTCCACATCCAAACCCGTGACCGGTACATTACTCGCGCAAATGGTAGCGAACAACGCTGTCGATCTGGATGCGCCTATTGGCAACTATGCAGCCGCCCTCCCTAACCCCGACTGGCCACAACTGACCTTGCGACAGTTGGCTTCCCACATGGCCGGGATACCCGAGTACAGTACCAACAAAGACTGGGCAGGGCTCTATCAAACGGGCGCATTGCGCAGGCACCATGCCAACGTCACTGAAAGCCTCAAGCTGTTTGACGGTAGTCCGCTGCACTATCAACCGGGCAGCGAATTCGAGTATTCCTCATTCGATACCTTGATCATTGCCGCTGTCTTGCAAAGTGTTGCTCGGGAGCCCTTTGCTGAATTGATACGACAGCAAGTCACCGCGCCGTTGGGTTTGTCCTCTCCCGTACCTGATGAAGAGAATCCGCAGCGTGCAACGTTCTATCAACAGGACGGGAATCTTGTTCAGCCGTGGCGTAGCGTTGATCTGAGCAGCAAGCTGGCCGGTGGAGGATTCATGTCGAGGCCGGCAGATTTAGCCATACTGGGCAGTGCGTGGTTGAACAATAATTTCATCAGCAAAGCCACACGAGAGACATTCTGGACACCACAAAAGCTGAATAACGGAGAGATTAACGAACAATCCTATGCCCTGACATGGCGCTGGCGAGAGGATGGTAGCTACGCCCATCACGGCGGCGTGTCCAAAGGTTCCATGGCGTGGTTGGCGGTCTATCCTGAACAGTCACTGGTCATTGCCATGGCGATGAATACGACCTTGCCCGAGTTTACGGACTTTTCATCCTTGCAGACTGATTTGCTGGCATTGTTCTCGCAAGATAAATAG
- a CDS encoding helix-turn-helix domain-containing protein, with product MITSTILSQLDLLIRMMVIGQLLLIGGLLLREPASRLRHLLLACGLSVAGLVLLTAPIPDEQYGLFRNVLLLLTDAFAFVFWLLISHLFDDDFNPGKWPGPIKGLLGILALVYVYALGIQAGGSILHDFIHAVSLGLILHAGFIAFRGFADDLLDTRRRARVVVVLGITLYSTVLMIFEFADPRYRNAAAFGLANATFLLLVTTIAVSRLYRLRYEPGKLTQEGGVTRLQGKVRPAPGDNPSKLSNSLFDLQPADKRLSEALDAFIAESGYHENGLTISKLARHLNCPEHRLRRLINQTRGYRNFNSMLNDLRVNDARDRLQDTAYDDKPILSIALDLGYDSIGPFNRAFKAATDQTPGEFRRVFQNRR from the coding sequence ATGATCACTTCAACCATACTAAGCCAACTCGATCTCCTAATCCGCATGATGGTTATCGGGCAGCTATTGTTAATCGGCGGATTATTACTACGTGAACCGGCATCCAGACTTCGACACCTTTTATTGGCCTGTGGCCTAAGCGTCGCCGGCCTTGTGCTGCTGACCGCGCCAATACCCGATGAGCAGTATGGCCTGTTCCGCAATGTGCTATTGCTGCTGACCGATGCCTTTGCCTTTGTTTTCTGGCTACTAATCTCCCACCTTTTTGACGACGACTTTAACCCCGGCAAGTGGCCAGGTCCGATTAAGGGGCTACTCGGCATACTGGCATTGGTTTATGTTTATGCACTGGGTATCCAGGCTGGCGGTAGCATCCTGCACGATTTCATACATGCGGTAAGCCTGGGATTGATCCTCCATGCTGGTTTTATAGCCTTTCGCGGCTTTGCTGATGATTTGCTGGATACACGACGCAGAGCACGAGTCGTGGTAGTGCTGGGCATAACGCTCTACAGCACGGTATTGATGATATTCGAGTTTGCTGACCCGCGTTATCGCAATGCTGCCGCGTTTGGTCTGGCCAATGCCACGTTTCTGCTCCTGGTCACAACCATTGCGGTGTCTCGCCTGTACCGCTTGCGCTACGAACCCGGCAAGCTCACTCAAGAAGGCGGCGTGACGAGGTTACAGGGCAAAGTGAGACCCGCGCCTGGCGACAACCCGTCCAAGCTGAGCAATTCTCTGTTCGATCTGCAGCCAGCAGACAAGCGCCTGTCGGAAGCTCTTGATGCCTTTATTGCCGAATCTGGTTATCACGAAAACGGTTTGACAATTTCAAAATTGGCAAGGCACTTGAATTGCCCGGAACACCGCCTGCGCCGGCTGATCAATCAGACCCGCGGCTACCGTAATTTCAATAGCATGCTGAATGATCTGCGCGTGAATGATGCCCGCGATCGCCTTCAGGATACAGCCTATGACGATAAACCTATATTAAGCATTGCGCTGGATTTAGGCTACGACTCCATCGGTCCGTTTAACCGGGCTTTCAAAGCCGCCACGGATCAGACTCCAGGCGAATTCCGGCGCGTTTTTCAGAATCGGCGCTAA
- a CDS encoding dipeptidase, translating to MFTLRYYTASLILLSFLLVSPWTFANLDRQQIDQLIDYFETRPVTGFDQFLDQLSGSAVITPETAGVATAYRNDENLNEAQSVELYRLLGIYTRLRYGDEALETLRQLVAVPTYQDENIPQHDNPQFHRFAAILTTLANDFGLSFRNIDERVYEITLAGDSEELVGFHAHADVVPVNPALWILEDGTQLDPLEVTRIGDRLYGRGTEDDKNGIVVSLYAMRVIQEENLGLLRTLRLLVDTTEETTGEAIPYYFEENPVPAYNIALDGSYPVVIAEKGFGTVMASFPVRRGSGEGAEIINLTGGLATNQIPAAATATILSAQPQQLAATLEEAGQLYRAANGANFAIQARAESDRVLLIVQGVSAHSSEPQSGVNPVSRLLDFLHRMDAQQLFKHNHITDIAHYAAVNWGLDYLGNTLGIAYSDPFMGPLTTAVTFIGDGERVLRLAVNLRLPAGKEPAELLQQIESRLLAWSEANGIDVSFDLSAAEPMHRNPEGAWVNALLDIATETLDMPREFGTSAGATSIHDLPNGVQFGLAMPDQKYTGHNANEFKRIDQFLLDLQIVTEAMATLGRMPAL from the coding sequence ATGTTTACACTTCGATACTACACCGCCTCACTGATATTGTTATCGTTTCTGCTTGTCTCACCATGGACGTTCGCCAATCTGGATCGGCAGCAGATCGACCAGCTCATTGACTATTTCGAAACGCGTCCGGTGACCGGTTTCGATCAATTCCTCGATCAGCTTTCCGGGTCAGCTGTTATTACACCTGAAACAGCGGGCGTCGCAACAGCCTATCGTAACGACGAAAATCTGAACGAGGCGCAGTCCGTCGAGCTTTACCGGCTACTGGGAATCTATACCCGGTTACGTTACGGTGACGAGGCTCTGGAGACCTTGCGTCAGCTGGTTGCTGTCCCCACCTATCAGGACGAGAACATTCCCCAGCATGACAATCCCCAGTTCCACCGGTTCGCAGCGATCCTGACCACGTTGGCCAATGATTTTGGCCTCAGTTTTCGTAATATCGATGAGCGTGTTTACGAAATCACCCTGGCAGGCGACAGTGAGGAACTGGTTGGCTTTCATGCCCACGCGGACGTGGTGCCTGTCAATCCGGCGCTCTGGATTCTGGAAGACGGCACGCAACTGGACCCACTGGAGGTCACCCGTATAGGCGATCGCCTTTACGGACGTGGCACTGAAGACGATAAGAACGGCATCGTCGTTTCGCTCTACGCCATGCGCGTAATTCAGGAAGAGAACCTCGGGTTGCTGAGGACGTTGAGGTTACTGGTTGATACCACCGAGGAAACTACCGGAGAGGCGATTCCCTACTATTTCGAAGAGAATCCGGTGCCAGCCTATAACATTGCCCTGGATGGTTCTTATCCCGTTGTCATTGCCGAAAAAGGCTTCGGCACCGTGATGGCCAGCTTCCCGGTCCGGCGTGGCTCCGGTGAAGGTGCCGAGATAATAAATCTTACTGGTGGCCTGGCGACCAATCAGATTCCCGCCGCAGCAACCGCGACTATTCTCTCTGCGCAACCGCAACAGCTGGCGGCCACACTGGAAGAAGCAGGGCAATTGTACCGGGCTGCCAACGGCGCCAATTTTGCTATTCAGGCCCGCGCGGAATCGGATCGGGTACTCCTGATCGTGCAGGGGGTGTCTGCGCATTCTTCGGAACCCCAATCCGGCGTCAATCCGGTCTCCCGTTTACTGGATTTTCTACACCGGATGGATGCCCAACAGCTGTTCAAGCACAATCACATTACCGATATAGCTCACTATGCCGCGGTCAACTGGGGCCTGGATTACCTGGGAAATACGCTGGGCATCGCTTATAGCGACCCCTTCATGGGACCGCTGACTACCGCTGTCACGTTCATCGGTGACGGAGAGCGAGTCCTGCGGCTGGCTGTCAACCTGCGACTGCCGGCAGGTAAGGAGCCGGCCGAACTGTTGCAGCAGATCGAGTCCCGTTTGCTGGCCTGGTCGGAGGCGAACGGAATCGACGTAAGCTTTGACCTGAGCGCCGCTGAACCGATGCATCGCAATCCGGAAGGCGCCTGGGTCAATGCGCTGCTGGATATCGCCACCGAAACTCTGGACATGCCCCGTGAGTTCGGCACCTCGGCCGGCGCCACCTCGATTCATGACCTGCCCAACGGGGTGCAGTTTGGCCTGGCGATGCCGGATCAAAAATATACCGGGCATAACGCCAACGAGTTCAAACGCATCGATCAGTTTCTACTGGATCTGCAGATTGTCACCGAGGCCATGGCAACACTGGGGCGGATGCCGGCTCTCTAG
- a CDS encoding AraC family transcriptional regulator — MGQITSLFAHKVARIAEKSIDVSAMLASIGIDPGAPVDPSVMVSDSDYYRFLENIAVAEQSGHTLPLRAGNSMCCDDYGVFGLAWKTASNLRASFTRAERYWRFLTSVAVYEIEPTDDGSFAHLLRDGGRDLGTRLSNEATVASMFTISREAAAQPVKLYGVFFKHAGPEITSDHEAFFGCPVHFNTDRDALLIAKESMQGRNKLADAGIAKYFKAQLEAEITQFYNEDSLDKQVKTQVANALSEGIPNVSDTASALAMSGRTLQRKLAEQGFTYQELVDGARRELAEQLLLQSKHSLSDIAFLTGFSEQSSFNRAFKRWAGQTPRSYRLSAQSRIFPSQ, encoded by the coding sequence ATGGGACAGATTACTTCACTTTTTGCACACAAAGTTGCGCGTATTGCTGAAAAGTCCATCGACGTTTCTGCCATGCTGGCATCAATTGGTATTGATCCAGGTGCGCCAGTCGATCCATCAGTTATGGTAAGCGACAGTGACTACTATAGATTCTTAGAAAACATCGCCGTGGCAGAGCAATCCGGTCACACGCTACCGCTGCGTGCAGGCAATTCCATGTGCTGCGATGACTACGGCGTCTTCGGCCTGGCGTGGAAAACAGCTTCCAACCTGAGAGCCTCCTTTACCAGAGCGGAACGATACTGGCGATTCTTGACCAGCGTTGCTGTTTATGAAATCGAGCCTACAGATGATGGCTCGTTCGCCCATCTTCTCCGAGACGGGGGCCGGGATTTGGGAACGAGACTTTCCAACGAAGCCACGGTCGCAAGTATGTTTACAATAAGTCGCGAAGCAGCAGCCCAACCAGTGAAGCTGTATGGTGTATTCTTTAAACACGCAGGGCCTGAGATCACGTCAGATCACGAGGCGTTCTTTGGGTGTCCGGTGCATTTTAATACTGACCGCGATGCCCTGCTGATCGCAAAGGAATCCATGCAAGGGCGTAATAAACTCGCTGATGCTGGAATTGCGAAATATTTCAAAGCTCAACTCGAAGCAGAGATTACTCAGTTTTACAACGAAGACTCGTTGGACAAGCAAGTAAAGACGCAAGTTGCAAATGCCCTGAGCGAGGGAATTCCTAATGTCAGCGATACAGCCAGTGCGCTGGCCATGAGTGGCCGCACCCTTCAACGCAAGCTGGCTGAGCAAGGCTTCACGTATCAGGAGCTAGTGGACGGCGCACGCCGCGAGTTGGCAGAGCAGTTGCTGTTGCAGAGCAAACATTCTCTCAGTGACATCGCCTTTCTCACGGGTTTCTCTGAGCAGAGCTCGTTCAATCGGGCATTCAAGCGCTGGGCAGGTCAGACTCCGCGCTCCTATCGTCTCTCCGCCCAATCCCGGATCTTCCCATCACAGTAG